Proteins found in one Amycolatopsis aidingensis genomic segment:
- a CDS encoding chitinase produces MAGPTRRLLGIGLGIALTATFSVGPATAAAARTVPEQAETCAVKSKPAGKVLHGYWENWDGEANGVHPGMGWIPITDPRIRQHGYNVINAAFPVILSDGTVRWEDGMDRTVKVPTPAEMCAAKEAGLTILMSIGGATAGIDLSSRAVADRFIETVVPILKEYNFDGIDIDIETGLTSSGNINQLSTSQANLIHIIDGVLARMPSNFGLTMAPETAYVTGGSVVYGSIWGAYLPIVQKYADNGRLWWLNMQYYNGSMYGCSGDAYQAGTVRGFTAQTDCLDRGLNIQGTTIRVPYDKQVPGLPAQRGAGGGYMSTGLVGQAWNHYSGALKGLMTWSINWDGSKGWTFGDNVRSLQRRAA; encoded by the coding sequence ATGGCTGGTCCGACACGTCGCCTGCTGGGAATTGGCCTTGGGATTGCGCTCACCGCAACGTTTTCGGTCGGCCCGGCGACCGCGGCCGCCGCGCGGACCGTGCCGGAGCAGGCCGAAACCTGCGCCGTGAAATCGAAACCGGCCGGGAAGGTGTTGCACGGTTACTGGGAGAACTGGGATGGCGAGGCGAACGGAGTCCATCCGGGAATGGGCTGGATTCCGATCACCGATCCGCGTATTCGCCAGCACGGCTACAACGTGATCAACGCCGCGTTTCCGGTGATTCTTTCCGACGGCACCGTGCGGTGGGAGGACGGGATGGACCGGACCGTCAAGGTCCCCACCCCGGCCGAGATGTGCGCCGCCAAGGAGGCCGGGCTGACCATCCTGATGTCGATCGGCGGTGCCACGGCCGGGATCGACCTCAGCTCGCGCGCCGTCGCCGACCGGTTCATCGAGACCGTGGTGCCGATCCTGAAGGAGTACAACTTCGACGGGATCGACATCGATATCGAGACCGGGCTGACCAGCAGTGGCAATATCAACCAGCTCTCCACCTCGCAGGCCAACCTGATCCACATCATCGACGGGGTGCTGGCGCGGATGCCGTCGAACTTCGGCCTGACCATGGCGCCGGAGACCGCCTATGTCACCGGCGGCAGCGTGGTCTACGGCTCGATCTGGGGCGCCTACCTGCCGATCGTGCAGAAGTACGCGGATAACGGCAGGCTCTGGTGGCTGAACATGCAGTACTACAACGGCAGCATGTACGGCTGCTCCGGGGACGCCTACCAGGCGGGCACGGTGCGCGGGTTCACCGCGCAGACGGACTGCCTCGACCGCGGGCTGAACATCCAGGGCACCACGATCCGGGTGCCCTACGACAAGCAGGTTCCCGGGCTGCCCGCACAGCGGGGCGCAGGCGGTGGATACATGTCCACCGGACTGGTCGGGCAGGCATGGAACCACTACTCGGGCGCGCTGAAGGGCCTGATGACCTGGTCCATCAACTGGGACGGCTCCAAGGGCTGGACCTTCGGCGACAACGTCCGCTCCCTGCAGCGAAGGGCCGCGTGA
- a CDS encoding cob(I)yrinic acid a,c-diamide adenosyltransferase has translation MKIYTRKGDSGETGIWGGKRLGKDEARMEAIGTVDEVNAAIGVAVANGVPDGVAELLQTAQNTLFVVGCELMAPERTGSGASVPRLTGNEVPEMEAAIDELDQQLPELRNFILPSGTPGATQIHLARGVCRRAERRVASVRRAEEVSPEVSAYLNRLADLLFVLARYANHEAGIAEIPWAPRS, from the coding sequence GTGAAGATCTACACCCGCAAGGGCGACTCCGGCGAAACCGGCATCTGGGGTGGCAAGCGGCTCGGCAAGGACGAGGCGCGGATGGAGGCCATCGGCACGGTGGACGAGGTGAATGCGGCGATCGGAGTGGCCGTGGCGAACGGGGTGCCGGACGGCGTGGCGGAACTCCTGCAAACCGCGCAGAACACCCTGTTCGTGGTGGGCTGTGAGCTGATGGCCCCGGAGCGCACCGGGTCCGGCGCCTCGGTTCCCCGGCTGACCGGGAACGAGGTTCCGGAGATGGAAGCCGCCATCGACGAGCTGGACCAGCAGCTGCCGGAGCTGCGGAACTTCATCCTGCCCAGCGGCACACCAGGGGCCACGCAGATCCACCTCGCCCGCGGGGTGTGCCGGCGGGCCGAGCGCAGGGTGGCCTCGGTGCGCCGTGCCGAGGAGGTCAGCCCCGAGGTCTCGGCCTACCTGAACCGCCTCGCCGACCTGCTGTTCGTACTGGCCCGCTATGCCAACCACGAGGCGGGTATCGCGGAGATCCCCTGGGCACCGCGTAGCTGA
- a CDS encoding helix-turn-helix domain-containing protein has translation MTRSTSSAEPGPAQVLRQENFADALRAAIHRRGLTLERIQSRLAARGVRVSLATLSYWQQGRSRPERRKSLHALREIETILGLPPSTLLDLLPSSKSRGRGSSSPRRGQEPAQPAVLLDRAGKGISVLSVSDFCTVDAGRNLRSISTTQVVRAVAEPQDRILLVHAIDDGDALPTDIRVRIGRLGEVRVDKDNGYLAAEILFGRTLVSDTTTVIEYDTILATGTAPSRRYERRLRSTMHSCLIRVGFDPAARPARCYEYHHPTGPAVPAERGRLFTDDAMTVHTFVPNAAPGVYGISWCWE, from the coding sequence ATGACCAGGTCCACGTCCTCGGCTGAGCCGGGACCGGCGCAGGTACTGCGGCAGGAGAACTTCGCCGACGCGTTACGTGCGGCAATCCATCGCAGGGGACTCACCCTGGAACGGATTCAGAGCCGGCTGGCCGCGCGCGGGGTGCGGGTCAGCCTTGCCACGCTGAGCTACTGGCAGCAGGGCCGCAGCAGGCCGGAGCGACGCAAGTCCCTGCATGCGCTGCGGGAGATCGAGACGATCCTCGGCCTGCCACCGAGTACGCTGCTGGATCTCCTGCCATCGTCGAAATCGCGCGGGCGCGGCAGCAGCAGCCCGCGCCGAGGCCAGGAGCCTGCCCAGCCGGCGGTGCTGCTCGACCGGGCAGGCAAGGGCATCAGCGTGCTGAGCGTGTCCGACTTCTGCACCGTGGACGCCGGAAGGAACCTGCGCTCGATCTCCACGACCCAGGTCGTCCGTGCCGTGGCGGAGCCGCAGGATCGCATCCTGCTGGTGCACGCCATCGACGACGGGGACGCCCTGCCGACCGACATCCGGGTCCGCATCGGCAGGCTGGGCGAGGTGCGGGTGGACAAGGACAACGGCTACCTGGCCGCGGAGATCCTGTTCGGCCGGACCCTGGTCAGCGACACGACCACCGTCATCGAGTACGACACGATCCTCGCCACCGGCACCGCCCCCTCCCGGCGATACGAGCGGCGGCTGCGCAGCACCATGCACAGCTGCCTGATCCGGGTCGGTTTCGACCCCGCCGCCCGGCCTGCCCGCTGCTACGAGTACCACCACCCCACTGGCCCGGCCGTCCCGGCCGAGCGTGGGCGCCTGTTCACCGACGACGCCATGACGGTGCACACCTTCGTGCCGAACGCCGCCCCCGGGGTCTACGGCATCTCCTGGTGCTGGGAGTGA
- a CDS encoding Xaa-Pro dipeptidyl-peptidase, with the protein MKLRRVTILAASIMVAISTAGISQAQPDEQRIEVREGATQPVFSRVNAIVESVYVPAEMDSDSDGERDRIALDIIRPAETAGGLRVPTVMQASPYYDLAGTAATANGTRIPMGFDRWYDDYFVPRGYAVVEVEMQGTSRSTGCPATGGPEDTRSVQAAIDWLNGRTPGYRADGSEVRADWSTGKVGMVGVSYNGTLPNAAAAAGVDGLTTIVPIAAISSWYDYARDQGIGYRGAWGYRYPEWLGQYVVSRQQRPACREVLTELGNDAADGSYDYTPFYQARNYRDSAEQVKASVFVVHGQEDWNVKPNHFSRWWEVLAEQDVPRKLWLHREAHTDPISVRPREWQRQIAAWMDYWLQGIDNGIMDEPMVDLQRPDGHWETYRDWPAPEAKDSDLWLERYNRLLPTRPDSERIRRFTDDLDQSENMMVAEPDEERPHRLAFTTRPLQRDLRISGTPSLRVKMAADRTGTPLTALLVDYGPNQPLIPQDKTPAELFATSCTLRDVAERTGCAEPSTMLRNHNPYSVVTRGSIDTRNRNGLTEEQPLQPGLQYEVDWQTHPKDYVFPAGHRIGVVLVANDESYIATDAAGATVLVTLGASKLTLPVAGGPPALAQALGHPR; encoded by the coding sequence ATGAAATTGCGAAGAGTCACGATTCTCGCGGCCTCGATCATGGTAGCAATTTCCACGGCGGGAATTTCGCAGGCACAGCCGGACGAGCAGCGAATCGAGGTCCGGGAAGGGGCCACCCAGCCGGTGTTCTCCAGGGTGAACGCGATCGTCGAGTCCGTCTACGTCCCCGCCGAGATGGACTCCGACTCCGACGGCGAACGGGACCGCATCGCGCTGGACATCATCCGGCCGGCGGAGACGGCAGGTGGCCTGCGGGTGCCGACCGTGATGCAGGCCAGTCCGTACTACGACCTCGCGGGGACCGCGGCCACGGCGAACGGAACCCGGATCCCGATGGGCTTCGACCGGTGGTACGACGACTACTTCGTGCCCCGCGGTTACGCCGTGGTCGAGGTGGAGATGCAGGGCACATCCCGCTCCACCGGCTGCCCCGCCACCGGCGGGCCGGAGGACACCCGCAGCGTGCAGGCGGCGATCGACTGGCTGAACGGGCGCACCCCCGGATACCGCGCGGACGGCAGCGAGGTACGCGCCGACTGGAGCACCGGCAAGGTGGGCATGGTGGGGGTTTCCTACAACGGCACCCTGCCCAATGCCGCGGCGGCCGCGGGGGTGGACGGCCTCACCACGATCGTGCCGATCGCCGCGATCTCCAGCTGGTACGACTACGCCCGCGACCAGGGCATCGGATACCGCGGCGCCTGGGGCTACCGGTATCCGGAATGGCTCGGCCAGTACGTGGTGAGCAGGCAACAGCGGCCGGCCTGCCGGGAGGTGCTGACCGAGCTCGGGAACGACGCCGCGGACGGCAGCTACGACTACACCCCGTTCTACCAGGCCCGCAACTACCGGGACTCGGCGGAACAGGTCAAGGCCTCGGTTTTCGTGGTGCACGGCCAGGAGGACTGGAACGTCAAGCCGAACCACTTCTCCCGCTGGTGGGAAGTGCTCGCCGAGCAGGACGTGCCGCGCAAGCTGTGGCTGCACCGCGAGGCACACACCGACCCGATCTCGGTCCGGCCGCGGGAATGGCAGCGGCAGATCGCGGCCTGGATGGACTACTGGCTGCAGGGCATCGACAACGGGATCATGGACGAGCCCATGGTCGACCTGCAGCGCCCGGACGGCCACTGGGAGACCTACCGGGACTGGCCCGCACCGGAGGCGAAGGACTCCGACCTGTGGCTGGAGCGGTACAACCGGCTGCTGCCGACCCGGCCCGACAGCGAGCGGATCCGGCGGTTCACCGATGATCTCGACCAGAGCGAGAACATGATGGTCGCCGAGCCTGATGAGGAACGCCCGCACCGGCTGGCCTTCACCACCAGGCCGCTACAGCGGGACCTGCGCATCTCCGGTACGCCGTCGTTGCGGGTGAAGATGGCCGCGGACCGCACCGGCACCCCGCTGACCGCGCTGCTGGTGGACTACGGCCCCAACCAGCCACTGATCCCGCAGGACAAGACGCCAGCCGAACTGTTCGCCACTTCCTGCACCCTGCGGGACGTGGCCGAGCGCACCGGCTGCGCGGAGCCGTCCACGATGCTGCGCAACCACAATCCCTATTCCGTGGTCACCCGCGGGTCGATCGACACCAGGAACCGCAACGGGCTGACCGAGGAGCAGCCGTTGCAGCCGGGGCTGCAGTACGAGGTCGACTGGCAGACCCACCCGAAGGACTACGTCTTCCCGGCCGGGCACCGGATCGGCGTGGTGCTGGTGGCCAATGACGAGTCCTACATCGCCACCGACGCCGCCGGGGCCACCGTGCTGGTCACCCTCGGTGCCAGCAAGCTGACCCTGCCGGTCGCCGGCGGCCCGCCCGCGCTGGCCCAAGCCCTCGGCCACCCCAGGTAA
- a CDS encoding helical backbone metal receptor, producing MARERTELDDMSLEVRLPRQVRRVVSLVPSLTDALAATDRQLLAGATTWCTHPPDLEVERVRGTKNPDVRRIIELAPDLVLLNKEENRKLDHQRLTQAGIPAWVTVVEDVDSALRALDRLCTVALDRQVPDWLAAANRQLGGPVPDPVTDAVICVWRDPWMVVGSNNFATDLLRRLGVRNVYAGHSGRYPRMPLADIQAAGAELVILPDEPYPFSAEDGPAEFPGNARVVDGRRLTWYGPSLVDAKQVLGEQLGLIGKGA from the coding sequence ATGGCCCGCGAGCGTACCGAGCTGGACGATATGTCCCTCGAGGTCCGGCTCCCGCGACAGGTGCGCCGGGTGGTTTCCCTGGTGCCCTCGCTCACCGACGCGCTGGCCGCCACCGACCGGCAGTTGCTGGCCGGGGCCACCACCTGGTGCACGCACCCGCCCGACCTCGAGGTGGAGCGCGTGCGCGGCACCAAGAACCCGGACGTCCGGCGGATCATCGAGCTGGCCCCCGACCTGGTACTGCTGAACAAGGAGGAGAACCGCAAACTCGACCACCAACGGCTGACCCAGGCCGGGATCCCGGCCTGGGTCACCGTGGTGGAGGACGTGGACAGCGCGCTGCGGGCCCTGGACCGGCTGTGCACGGTCGCGCTGGACCGGCAGGTCCCGGACTGGCTGGCCGCGGCGAACCGGCAGCTCGGCGGGCCGGTGCCCGATCCGGTCACCGACGCGGTGATCTGCGTGTGGCGTGATCCGTGGATGGTGGTCGGGAGCAACAACTTCGCCACCGACCTGCTACGGCGGCTCGGCGTGCGGAACGTGTACGCCGGGCACTCCGGCCGTTACCCGCGGATGCCGCTGGCCGACATCCAGGCCGCGGGCGCCGAACTGGTGATCCTGCCGGACGAGCCGTACCCGTTCTCGGCCGAGGACGGGCCCGCTGAGTTCCCCGGCAACGCGAGGGTGGTGGACGGCCGCCGCCTCACCTGGTACGGGCCCTCGCTCGTGGACGCCAAGCAAGTACTGGGCGAGCAGCTCGGTCTGATCGGAAAAGGTGCCTAG
- the cobF gene encoding precorrin-6A synthase (deacetylating): MKKILVIGIGAGDPEQITVQAIRKLNEVDVFFLLDKGQAKEDLVRLRREILDRYIEQPSYRVAVAEDPQRDRTAGDYVGAVREWHQRRADVYEALIRDEVAEGACGAVLAWGDPTLYDSTITMLNLVLERGTVEFEFEVIPGVSSIATLTARHRTTLNQIGRPVQLTTGRRLAQGFPDGVDDVAVMLDAHCTFAELPETGLDIYWGAYLGTPDEILVSGPVAEVTDRIRATRAEARERKGWVMDTYLLRRQAASTEEPPG, translated from the coding sequence ATGAAAAAGATCCTCGTGATCGGCATCGGTGCGGGCGACCCTGAGCAGATCACCGTCCAGGCGATCAGGAAGCTCAACGAGGTGGACGTGTTCTTCCTGCTGGACAAGGGCCAGGCCAAGGAGGACCTGGTGCGCCTGCGGCGGGAGATCCTGGACCGGTACATCGAGCAGCCGTCCTACCGGGTGGCGGTGGCCGAGGATCCGCAACGGGACCGCACCGCGGGTGACTACGTCGGTGCGGTCCGGGAGTGGCACCAGCGCCGGGCCGATGTGTACGAGGCCCTGATCCGGGACGAGGTCGCCGAAGGCGCCTGCGGCGCGGTGCTGGCCTGGGGCGACCCCACCCTCTACGACAGCACCATCACGATGCTGAACCTCGTGCTGGAGCGAGGCACGGTGGAGTTCGAGTTCGAGGTGATCCCGGGGGTCAGCAGTATCGCCACGCTCACCGCGCGGCACCGCACCACCCTGAACCAGATCGGCAGGCCGGTGCAGCTCACCACCGGCAGGCGGCTGGCACAGGGCTTTCCGGACGGGGTGGACGATGTGGCCGTCATGCTCGACGCGCACTGCACCTTCGCCGAGCTCCCGGAAACCGGCCTGGACATCTACTGGGGTGCCTACCTCGGCACCCCGGACGAGATCCTGGTCTCCGGACCGGTCGCCGAGGTCACCGACCGGATCCGGGCCACCCGCGCCGAGGCGCGCGAACGCAAGGGCTGGGTGATGGACACCTACCTGCTGCGCAGGCAGGCCGCCAGCACGGAGGAGCCGCCGGGGTAA
- a CDS encoding STAS domain-containing protein, whose translation MQDYFALSPPGYGWQDGAEPFSVTVARTGEGCVLAIVLGEIDAITIPRLDEELASYPDGETTAVVVDLSRVSFCSVAGLRLLGDLLERTNRVGVPLELVVETHPVRRALTCAGLDRKFSAHETRAAALAAIGVDRVG comes from the coding sequence ATGCAGGACTACTTCGCACTCAGCCCGCCAGGGTACGGCTGGCAGGACGGCGCCGAGCCGTTCTCGGTGACCGTGGCGCGCACCGGCGAGGGCTGCGTGCTGGCGATCGTGCTGGGTGAGATCGACGCGATCACGATTCCCCGGCTGGACGAGGAACTCGCGTCCTACCCGGACGGCGAGACCACCGCCGTCGTGGTCGACCTGTCCCGGGTCTCGTTCTGTTCCGTTGCCGGGTTGCGCCTGCTCGGCGACCTGCTGGAGCGCACCAACCGGGTCGGCGTGCCGCTGGAACTGGTGGTGGAAACACATCCCGTGCGGCGCGCGCTGACCTGCGCCGGCCTGGACCGGAAGTTCTCCGCGCACGAGACCCGCGCCGCCGCGCTGGCCGCGATCGGCGTCGACCGGGTCGGCTGA
- a CDS encoding NACHT domain-containing protein — protein MSRRFSRRGKVGLLAAATVLPAVAVGIWWRPIIGHPAVTGALLAGYGLVLAIGRELWKRWQVRIVDWIEQRLGRLASRFEQHYREFVLNSLRFVDLKGLTTIGFCTPELDDVFVDMGLARHAASKAEEGVLGRLPEHVTERLSVRQLLDRPDTQIFAVVGVPGSGKTTLLRHTARQICQRPAQRTVPILLYLRDHVRTIVGSPEVTLVELLRGTLGRYAAAEPPGWFEQRLQHGGCVVLLDGLDEIALPADRRQVADWIEHQTTQYPQNAYVVTSRPRGYREAPINGAQVLQVRSFSYAQVTEFVHGWYLAVEKHAAGVLDEGARLRAQSAADDLLERLNGAPELYDLTVNPLLLTMIANVHRDRGALPGSRAGLYSEICQVMLWRRQEAKKLDSTLSGPKKEVLLRGLAFRMMRQRVRDLRREDIQEEFDGTLLRMSEQVTAADLLADVRHHGLLIERENGLYSFAHQTLQEYLAAAHIQDKGLAGVLEQAVDDTWWRETTVLYAAMSDADPIVRACLESGSVTALSLAFDCAEGGRELAPELRRHLDELLTSALTPRADPELRRLMIRVVITHHARHVTRTADGGRVCSRPVTDRIFRLYRQETTRGTEAPQPNGAEGTQRDGDAPVVGVRWRDAAAFARWINDITDGEPGYHLPTRAELDDPAVRRALPTCSAWIMPEHGNGVSALWSPADSAHPHAVDVPSLTRHLGADIERSMPQLLRLLLLGCMVTVRCLEHARTVTHTIHTEYLQQWERAFDHVDHDHGALRNLARDVEAAHEHMLGIAKDLSRTIETVRALDPAVPLDHKRVRALVSDLNNERTLNEYEYKLAEESEDSLVRLLERAVAAIGADHPLERLVRVSQARARELAADADYAEALEHTLGSALARSLARVLDDGARRDWADRLGRELVATTRIPETEFVVYPDTLAERLRDGCTAMRERFPGSWAAAVAGALEDAAGPVVSRPWERRLTGDAMAAIRLAAFCLAAEAGTRGADRLRATFLEIAAGVTFLQRHATEEGLVTQTIVLAIA, from the coding sequence TTGTCCAGGAGGTTCTCCAGGCGAGGAAAGGTCGGCCTGCTCGCCGCAGCGACCGTACTGCCCGCGGTCGCGGTGGGCATCTGGTGGCGGCCGATCATCGGTCATCCCGCGGTCACCGGCGCACTGCTCGCCGGCTACGGCCTGGTGCTGGCCATCGGGCGGGAGCTGTGGAAGCGCTGGCAGGTCCGGATCGTCGACTGGATCGAGCAACGGCTGGGCAGGCTGGCATCCCGGTTCGAGCAGCACTACCGGGAGTTCGTGCTGAACAGCCTGCGTTTCGTCGATCTCAAGGGCCTCACCACGATCGGCTTCTGCACCCCGGAACTGGATGACGTCTTCGTGGACATGGGCCTCGCCCGGCATGCGGCGAGCAAGGCGGAGGAAGGGGTGCTCGGCAGGCTGCCCGAGCACGTCACCGAGCGATTGTCGGTCCGGCAGCTGCTGGACCGGCCGGACACCCAGATCTTCGCCGTGGTCGGGGTCCCCGGCAGCGGCAAGACCACCCTGCTGCGGCACACCGCACGGCAGATCTGCCAGCGCCCGGCGCAGCGCACCGTGCCGATCCTGCTCTACCTGCGTGACCACGTCCGCACCATCGTCGGCAGCCCGGAAGTCACGCTGGTCGAACTGCTGCGCGGCACCCTTGGCCGCTATGCCGCCGCCGAACCTCCAGGCTGGTTCGAGCAGCGGCTCCAGCACGGCGGCTGTGTGGTGCTGCTGGACGGCCTGGACGAGATCGCGCTGCCCGCGGACCGCAGGCAGGTCGCCGACTGGATCGAGCACCAGACCACGCAGTATCCGCAGAACGCCTACGTGGTCACCTCCCGGCCGCGGGGCTACCGGGAGGCGCCGATCAACGGCGCGCAGGTGCTGCAGGTGCGCAGCTTCAGCTACGCGCAGGTGACCGAGTTCGTGCACGGCTGGTACCTCGCGGTCGAGAAGCATGCCGCGGGAGTGCTGGACGAGGGTGCGCGGTTGCGTGCCCAGTCGGCTGCCGACGACCTGCTGGAGCGGCTCAACGGCGCGCCCGAGCTGTACGACCTGACGGTCAATCCGTTGTTGCTCACCATGATCGCCAACGTGCACCGGGACAGGGGCGCCCTTCCTGGCAGCAGGGCCGGGCTGTACAGCGAGATCTGCCAGGTCATGCTGTGGCGGCGGCAGGAGGCCAAGAAGCTGGACAGCACGCTCAGCGGCCCGAAGAAGGAGGTGCTGCTGCGCGGGCTCGCCTTCCGGATGATGCGGCAGCGCGTGCGCGACCTGCGGCGCGAGGACATCCAGGAGGAGTTCGACGGCACCCTGCTCCGGATGTCCGAGCAGGTGACCGCGGCTGACCTGCTGGCCGACGTCCGCCACCACGGGCTGCTCATCGAGCGGGAGAACGGCCTGTACTCCTTCGCCCACCAGACGCTCCAGGAATACCTTGCCGCCGCACACATCCAGGACAAGGGACTGGCCGGGGTGCTGGAACAGGCCGTGGACGACACCTGGTGGCGGGAGACCACCGTGCTGTACGCGGCGATGTCGGATGCCGATCCGATCGTCCGTGCCTGCCTCGAGTCCGGCAGCGTCACCGCGCTGTCGCTGGCCTTCGACTGCGCCGAGGGCGGCCGCGAACTCGCGCCGGAACTGCGGCGGCATCTCGATGAGCTGCTGACCTCGGCGTTGACCCCGCGGGCCGATCCCGAGCTGCGCAGGCTGATGATCCGCGTGGTGATCACCCATCACGCCCGGCACGTGACCCGCACCGCCGATGGCGGGCGGGTGTGCTCGCGCCCGGTCACCGATCGGATCTTCCGGCTGTACCGGCAGGAAACCACCCGCGGCACGGAGGCGCCGCAGCCGAACGGGGCGGAGGGCACGCAGCGGGACGGGGACGCGCCGGTGGTGGGCGTGCGCTGGCGCGATGCCGCCGCGTTCGCCAGGTGGATCAACGACATCACCGATGGGGAGCCCGGCTATCACCTGCCCACCCGCGCGGAGCTGGACGACCCCGCGGTCCGCAGGGCGCTGCCGACGTGCAGTGCCTGGATCATGCCGGAGCACGGCAACGGCGTCTCCGCGCTGTGGTCACCTGCCGATTCGGCGCATCCGCACGCCGTGGACGTGCCGAGCCTCACCCGGCATCTCGGTGCCGACATCGAGCGCTCGATGCCGCAGCTGCTGCGGTTGCTCCTGCTCGGCTGCATGGTCACCGTGCGCTGCCTGGAACACGCGCGCACCGTCACCCACACCATTCACACCGAGTACCTGCAGCAATGGGAACGGGCGTTCGACCACGTCGACCACGATCACGGGGCGCTGCGCAACCTCGCCAGGGATGTCGAGGCCGCGCATGAGCACATGCTCGGCATCGCCAAGGACCTCAGCCGGACCATCGAGACGGTGCGCGCGCTCGACCCCGCCGTGCCGCTGGACCACAAGCGCGTCCGGGCGCTGGTCAGCGACCTGAACAACGAGCGCACGCTGAACGAGTACGAGTACAAACTCGCCGAGGAGAGCGAGGACTCCCTGGTGCGCCTGCTGGAGCGGGCCGTCGCCGCCATCGGCGCGGATCATCCGCTGGAGCGGCTGGTCCGGGTCAGCCAGGCCCGCGCGCGGGAGCTCGCCGCGGACGCGGACTATGCGGAAGCGCTGGAACACACCCTCGGCAGCGCACTGGCCCGCTCCCTTGCCAGGGTGCTCGACGACGGCGCGCGCCGGGATTGGGCGGACCGGCTGGGCAGGGAACTCGTCGCCACCACGCGCATCCCGGAGACGGAGTTCGTGGTGTACCCGGACACCCTGGCGGAACGGCTCCGGGACGGCTGCACGGCGATGCGGGAGCGCTTTCCCGGCTCCTGGGCCGCGGCCGTGGCCGGCGCGCTGGAGGACGCGGCGGGGCCCGTGGTCAGCAGGCCATGGGAACGGCGGCTCACCGGGGACGCCATGGCCGCCATCCGGCTGGCGGCCTTCTGCCTCGCGGCAGAGGCCGGGACCCGGGGTGCCGACCGGTTGCGCGCGACCTTCCTCGAGATCGCGGCTGGGGTGACCTTTCTGCAACGACACGCCACCGAGGAGGGTCTTGTCACCCAGACGATCGTGCTTGCCATCGCGTAG